A genome region from Streptomyces antimycoticus includes the following:
- a CDS encoding SDR family oxidoreductase, whose amino-acid sequence MEKYNGKRALITGGSSGIGLSIARLLAAEGAQVMVTGRNEAALEAASKEGLVAVRSDVGSKADIDALAGKVEKAFGQLDAVFLNAGITDSVSFEATTEQMYDAIFAANTKGPFFTLQRLLPLLAEGSGVVLTTSVSNVLGQLDHGVYAASKAALRSMARTWARELLPRGVRVNAVSPGPIDTGILHKHLPAEVADEMAAGFAAQIPMLRIGKPEEVARAALFLAFDATYTTGAELAVDGGGTQL is encoded by the coding sequence ATGGAAAAGTACAACGGAAAGCGCGCCCTCATCACCGGTGGCAGTAGCGGAATCGGCCTGTCGATCGCACGTCTGCTGGCGGCCGAGGGTGCTCAGGTGATGGTCACGGGGCGCAACGAAGCCGCGCTCGAAGCGGCGAGTAAAGAGGGGCTGGTCGCGGTTCGCAGCGACGTCGGCTCAAAAGCCGACATCGATGCCCTGGCGGGAAAGGTCGAGAAGGCGTTCGGTCAACTGGACGCGGTGTTCCTGAACGCGGGCATCACCGACTCGGTGTCGTTCGAGGCGACGACCGAGCAGATGTACGATGCCATCTTCGCGGCCAACACCAAGGGGCCCTTCTTCACCTTGCAGCGGCTGCTTCCGCTGCTTGCCGAGGGCAGCGGCGTGGTGCTGACCACCTCGGTCTCGAACGTGCTGGGGCAGCTGGACCATGGTGTCTACGCGGCGAGCAAGGCGGCCCTCCGGTCGATGGCGCGAACCTGGGCTCGGGAATTGCTGCCGCGTGGCGTACGTGTCAACGCGGTGAGCCCGGGGCCTATCGACACAGGCATTCTGCACAAGCACCTGCCCGCCGAGGTGGCGGATGAAATGGCGGCGGGCTTCGCCGCCCAGATCCCGATGCTGCGTATAGGGAAACCGGAGGAGGTCGCGCGTGCTGCCCTTTTCCTGGCCTTCGACGCGACCTACACCACCGGTGCCGAACTCGCGGTGGACGGTGGCGGCACCCAATTGTGA
- a CDS encoding sirohydrochlorin chelatase, protein MSAPTLLIIAHGSRDPRHAATVDALRARVRSLRPGLRVEAAFLEFSAPRVPQVLARLAAEDATEVIALPLLLTRAFHAKTDIPAVLREATARHPRLSVRQAEVLGPSPLLMDALERRLHEAGLRPADRPSTGVVLASAGSTDPEAIAVIAEIAREWRHTGWCAVRPAFASASLPRTEDAVRALRADGVARVAVAPYVIAPGRLPDRIAHGAETAGADVLAPVLGPAPELARLLLRRYDEARTAPPALLTA, encoded by the coding sequence ATGTCTGCCCCGACCCTGCTGATCATCGCCCACGGCAGCCGCGACCCCCGCCATGCGGCGACCGTCGACGCGCTGCGCGCGCGGGTGCGGTCGCTGCGGCCGGGGCTGCGGGTGGAGGCGGCGTTCCTGGAGTTCAGCGCGCCGCGCGTACCGCAGGTGCTGGCCCGCCTCGCCGCGGAGGACGCCACCGAGGTGATCGCCCTCCCGCTGCTGCTGACCCGCGCCTTCCACGCGAAGACCGACATCCCGGCGGTGCTGCGCGAGGCCACGGCCCGCCACCCCCGCCTGTCCGTCCGCCAGGCCGAGGTCCTGGGCCCGTCCCCGCTGCTCATGGACGCCCTGGAACGCCGGCTGCACGAGGCGGGGCTGCGCCCCGCCGACCGCCCCTCGACCGGGGTCGTCCTGGCCTCGGCGGGCTCCACCGACCCGGAGGCGATCGCGGTGATCGCTGAAATCGCGCGGGAGTGGCGGCACACCGGATGGTGCGCCGTGCGACCCGCGTTCGCCTCCGCCTCTCTTCCCCGCACCGAGGACGCCGTCCGCGCCCTGCGCGCGGACGGCGTCGCCCGGGTGGCCGTGGCCCCCTATGTCATCGCCCCCGGCCGCCTCCCCGACCGCATCGCCCACGGCGCCGAGACAGCGGGCGCCGACGTCCTGGCCCCCGTCCTGGGGCCCGCCCCGGAACTGGCCCGCCTGCTGCTGCGCCGCTACGACGAGGCGCGCACGGCACCCCCGGCCCTGCTGACGGCCTGA
- the erm gene encoding ErmE/ErmH/ErmO/ErmR family 23S rRNA (adenine(2058)-N(6))-methyltransferase, giving the protein MARNRHQPPTPRRTERDRARRAYGQNFLIDPGAVARVVRAARPGPGDLLVEVGAGKGVLTEALAPRCRELISYEVDRHLIPGLRERLARYPRVRVVHQDFLTAAPPSEPFALVGNVPYARTAEIVAWALRAAPQLTSATLLTQAEYARKRTGDYGRWSLLTVRSWPEVEWRLRGRVARAAFRPVPTVDGGILRLTRRPRPLLTDPAARSAYADLVELGFTGLGGSLHASLRRICPARALDRAFRAAGLRREVVVAYVTPEQWLVLAQELTEVVARRGSAVSKELMVRVKSRVDSSNL; this is encoded by the coding sequence GTGGCCCGCAATCGACACCAACCCCCTACCCCACGCCGCACCGAACGCGACCGCGCGAGGCGCGCGTACGGGCAGAACTTCCTCATCGACCCGGGCGCCGTCGCCCGCGTCGTACGCGCCGCCCGCCCCGGGCCCGGAGATCTCCTGGTGGAGGTCGGCGCGGGCAAGGGGGTGCTCACCGAGGCGCTGGCTCCGCGCTGCCGTGAGCTGATCAGCTATGAGGTCGACCGGCATCTGATCCCGGGGCTGCGGGAGCGGCTCGCCCGGTATCCGCGGGTCCGGGTGGTGCATCAGGACTTCCTGACCGCGGCGCCGCCGAGCGAGCCGTTCGCCCTGGTCGGCAATGTGCCCTACGCCCGTACCGCCGAGATCGTGGCCTGGGCGCTGCGGGCGGCGCCCCAGCTGACCTCCGCCACGCTGCTCACGCAGGCGGAGTACGCCCGTAAGCGCACCGGGGACTACGGCCGCTGGTCCCTGCTGACCGTACGCTCCTGGCCGGAGGTCGAGTGGCGGCTGCGCGGGCGGGTGGCGCGTGCCGCGTTCCGGCCGGTGCCCACGGTCGACGGCGGGATCCTGCGGCTGACCCGGCGGCCGCGCCCGCTGCTCACCGACCCGGCGGCCCGGTCAGCCTACGCGGACCTGGTCGAGCTGGGCTTCACCGGGCTCGGCGGCTCGCTCCACGCGTCACTGCGCCGGATCTGCCCCGCCCGCGCACTCGACCGGGCGTTCCGGGCGGCCGGGCTGAGGCGGGAGGTGGTGGTGGCGTATGTGACGCCGGAGCAGTGGCTGGTCCTGGCTCAGGAGCTGACGGAGGTGGTGGCTCGAAGGGGTTCCGCCGTCTCGAAGGAGTTGATGGTGCGGGTGAAGTCCCGGGTGGACAGCAGCAATTTGTAG
- a CDS encoding DUF397 domain-containing protein — protein MSSPAKWRKSSFSGNGEDNHCVELLPVDGKIKLRESDTPADILTTTPGRLRTFIRAVKAGALDHLGR, from the coding sequence ATGTCGAGCCCGGCCAAGTGGCGCAAGTCTTCGTTCTCCGGCAACGGAGAGGACAACCATTGCGTCGAACTCCTCCCCGTCGACGGCAAGATCAAGCTTCGGGAAAGCGACACCCCCGCCGACATCCTCACCACCACACCGGGCCGACTCAGAACCTTCATACGCGCCGTCAAGGCGGGGGCGCTGGACCACCTCGGGCGGTAG
- a CDS encoding helix-turn-helix domain-containing protein, with protein MPRSQPTARQRRLGTELRKMREAAGMTARRAAELIGTNPIQMSQVEAGKAGISEARLRYMASQYACFDTALIDALVAMAGERGKGWWEEHRGLLAHGALDLAELEHHATHMRMLQASYVPGLLQTEAYIRALMAYAVPPLPPPHLDALVSFRLRRREVLSQDSAITFSALIHESVLRTRVADRKVAREQLASILEQSERPNVTVRVIPFDVDGFGGAGNSMLYVGGPVPKLDTAQIDAMHGSFWMDAESELTRYRALLDKAEASSLAVGASRDFIHRIAQEI; from the coding sequence ATGCCGAGAAGTCAGCCCACAGCACGACAGCGCCGACTCGGTACCGAGCTGCGCAAGATGCGCGAAGCGGCTGGTATGACCGCCCGCCGGGCGGCCGAGCTGATCGGTACGAACCCCATCCAGATGAGTCAGGTCGAAGCGGGCAAGGCCGGTATCAGCGAGGCGCGCCTGCGCTATATGGCCTCTCAATACGCTTGCTTCGACACCGCGCTGATCGACGCACTGGTTGCCATGGCCGGTGAGCGCGGCAAGGGGTGGTGGGAGGAGCATCGGGGCCTCCTCGCGCATGGCGCACTGGACCTTGCCGAGTTGGAACACCACGCAACCCACATGCGCATGCTTCAGGCCTCCTACGTTCCGGGACTCCTGCAGACCGAGGCGTACATCCGGGCGCTCATGGCCTACGCCGTTCCTCCGCTACCGCCACCGCATCTCGACGCGCTGGTCTCCTTCCGCCTACGGAGGCGAGAGGTGTTGTCCCAGGACTCGGCGATCACGTTCTCGGCGTTGATTCACGAAAGTGTCCTTCGCACACGCGTAGCCGACCGGAAGGTCGCACGCGAGCAGCTCGCCTCCATCCTGGAACAGTCGGAGCGCCCGAACGTCACCGTCAGGGTGATCCCCTTTGACGTGGACGGCTTCGGCGGAGCCGGAAACTCCATGCTCTACGTCGGCGGGCCCGTTCCCAAGCTCGATACCGCGCAGATCGATGCCATGCACGGCTCGTTCTGGATGGACGCGGAGTCAGAGCTCACGAGATACCGCGCGCTACTGGACAAGGCCGAGGCCTCTTCCCTCGCGGTAGGGGCGTCTCGGGATTTCATCCACCGCATCGCGCAAGAAATATGA
- a CDS encoding TetR family transcriptional regulator C-terminal domain-containing protein, whose protein sequence is MSAQLVRRWQECVRAGIEATQAAGEANPSLDADRTAAAVIATVQGGVTVLLSTGSAEHLEAGLNLCLDHLLS, encoded by the coding sequence GTGTCGGCGCAACTGGTGCGGCGGTGGCAGGAGTGTGTCCGAGCCGGTATCGAGGCCACGCAAGCGGCCGGCGAGGCCAACCCATCACTCGACGCCGATCGCACGGCCGCGGCCGTGATCGCCACCGTCCAAGGCGGTGTCACCGTCCTGCTCTCCACCGGCTCCGCGGAACATCTGGAGGCCGGGCTGAACCTCTGCCTCGACCACCTGCTGTCGTAG
- a CDS encoding CDP-alcohol phosphatidyltransferase family protein produces MPRDIPPLAEVRRITEKKRDAWWTVMLVDPVATPLVRWTARHTRATPNQLTWGAFLVGLGSAACFAQGDWRWLLLGAALYHVSFIFDCMDGKLARLTGTGSVFGAWLDFVFDRIRVLVCSVALMGGQYARTDDVLYLWLALAVASLDSLRYIDSLEIFKIRHGMRKQIKARMRAARKAENQAELAFMEDLLRENPEADLETDRDTVAPLEPVAPLETTAADTAPLEVTAAQRNRPAVVDLHQEFRRRFPWWVRSRNFLLRHRIRAHLISGIEFQMGVFIIGPAVDAVVATTVVSGALLLVFELAIIYKLLLSTRDFTRTINSFETAEPLRATTSVSS; encoded by the coding sequence ATGCCCCGAGACATACCGCCGCTCGCCGAGGTCCGCCGGATCACCGAGAAGAAGCGAGACGCGTGGTGGACCGTCATGCTCGTGGACCCGGTGGCCACACCGCTGGTCCGCTGGACCGCCAGGCACACCCGGGCCACCCCCAACCAGCTCACCTGGGGTGCCTTCCTGGTGGGCCTCGGTTCCGCCGCGTGCTTCGCTCAGGGCGACTGGAGATGGCTGCTGCTCGGGGCCGCGCTCTACCACGTGAGCTTCATCTTCGACTGCATGGACGGCAAGCTGGCCCGGCTGACCGGCACCGGCTCGGTCTTCGGGGCGTGGCTGGACTTCGTCTTCGACCGGATCCGGGTGCTGGTCTGTTCGGTCGCCCTGATGGGCGGTCAGTACGCGCGCACGGACGACGTCCTGTATCTGTGGCTGGCGCTGGCCGTCGCGTCCCTGGACTCGTTGCGCTACATCGACTCGCTGGAGATCTTCAAGATCCGGCATGGGATGCGCAAGCAGATCAAGGCCCGGATGCGGGCGGCCCGCAAGGCCGAGAACCAGGCCGAGCTGGCCTTCATGGAGGACCTGCTGCGGGAGAACCCCGAGGCCGATCTGGAGACGGACCGCGACACGGTGGCTCCGTTGGAGCCGGTGGCGCCCCTGGAGACCACGGCGGCTGACACGGCGCCCCTGGAGGTCACGGCGGCACAGCGCAACCGCCCCGCCGTCGTCGATCTGCACCAGGAGTTCCGGCGCCGCTTCCCGTGGTGGGTCCGGAGCCGGAACTTCCTGCTGCGCCACCGCATCCGCGCTCATCTCATCAGTGGCATCGAGTTCCAGATGGGCGTGTTCATCATCGGCCCGGCCGTCGACGCGGTGGTGGCGACGACCGTCGTATCGGGTGCGCTGCTGCTCGTCTTCGAACTGGCCATCATCTACAAATTGCTGCTGTCCACCCGGGACTTCACCCGCACCATCAACTCCTTCGAGACGGCGGAACCCCTTCGAGCCACCACCTCCGTCAGCTCCTGA
- a CDS encoding phosphodiester glycosidase family protein: MRNEESTARRGLGVRMGAALGAAVVVAVIQPPALAAPDAGSWTTETVAPGVRVRAGVLRDADAEPSWTVTVQGPGAAPLGDRSWADATAGRLRDAWFEPRVERVVWPAYADTPHGTMGWRVRVGSYATTGEAQSTREKVAAAGFTAVADWTGYDAQRPADRESVHVAVIDPARFTGTVAATHDSSVADRETTSSVAAKRHSLIAVNGGFFITADADGVQGTMAGISAYDGELESMAAGSRAALILADGGRHARIADLTSTVTARAGSSTYAVQGINRVPGKVRNCGRPGATPTESPRQDLTCSEADDLVKFTPRFRAELPSGPGTQVVLDADGRVVSTGSRGGTVPAGGSVLQGIGAASDWLTAHARRGERIALEEVVRNTSGRRVRLDADDSIVSAAPTLVKDGHIAVDAATEGTLDPKNLAFGYAWSNVRQPRTMAGLDKQGRLILATVDGRQPGVSEGFTLEEAARFMRSQGAVEALNLDGGGSTAMAVNGKLANITSDATGERAVGDTVQVLPWREPYRHR; encoded by the coding sequence ATGCGCAACGAAGAGAGCACTGCCCGCCGTGGCCTCGGCGTCCGGATGGGGGCCGCGCTGGGGGCCGCCGTCGTCGTGGCGGTCATCCAACCCCCGGCGCTGGCGGCGCCGGATGCCGGATCCTGGACGACGGAGACGGTGGCCCCGGGGGTGCGGGTGCGGGCCGGGGTGCTCCGGGACGCGGACGCCGAGCCGAGCTGGACGGTCACCGTGCAGGGGCCCGGTGCCGCGCCACTGGGCGACCGGTCCTGGGCGGACGCCACGGCGGGGCGGCTGCGGGACGCCTGGTTCGAGCCCCGGGTCGAGCGCGTGGTGTGGCCCGCCTACGCGGACACCCCGCACGGCACCATGGGGTGGCGGGTGCGGGTGGGCTCGTACGCGACCACCGGCGAGGCGCAGAGCACGCGCGAGAAGGTCGCCGCGGCCGGGTTCACGGCGGTGGCGGATTGGACCGGCTACGACGCGCAGCGGCCCGCCGACCGGGAGAGCGTCCATGTGGCGGTGATCGACCCGGCCCGGTTCACCGGCACCGTGGCGGCCACCCATGACAGCAGCGTGGCGGACCGCGAGACGACCTCTTCGGTCGCCGCCAAGCGCCACTCCCTGATCGCCGTCAACGGTGGCTTCTTCATCACCGCCGACGCCGACGGCGTCCAGGGCACGATGGCCGGAATCTCCGCGTACGACGGGGAGTTGGAGTCGATGGCCGCCGGTTCGCGGGCCGCGCTGATCCTCGCGGACGGCGGCCGGCACGCCCGTATCGCCGACCTCACCAGCACGGTCACCGCGCGGGCGGGGTCGTCCACCTATGCGGTGCAGGGCATCAACCGGGTGCCCGGCAAGGTGCGCAACTGCGGCCGCCCCGGGGCCACTCCGACCGAGTCGCCCCGTCAGGATCTGACCTGCTCGGAGGCCGACGACCTGGTGAAGTTCACCCCGCGGTTCCGCGCCGAGCTGCCCAGCGGGCCCGGCACCCAAGTCGTGCTCGACGCCGACGGCCGGGTGGTCTCCACCGGCTCGCGCGGCGGCACGGTCCCGGCCGGGGGCTCGGTGCTCCAGGGCATCGGCGCCGCGTCCGACTGGCTGACGGCCCACGCCCGGCGGGGCGAGCGGATCGCGCTGGAGGAGGTCGTCCGGAACACCTCCGGCCGCCGGGTCCGGCTCGACGCCGACGACAGCATCGTCAGCGCCGCCCCCACGCTGGTGAAGGACGGCCATATCGCCGTCGACGCCGCCACCGAGGGCACCCTCGACCCGAAGAACCTCGCCTTCGGCTACGCCTGGTCGAATGTGCGGCAGCCCCGCACGATGGCCGGGCTCGACAAGCAGGGGCGGCTGATCCTGGCCACGGTGGACGGTCGGCAGCCAGGTGTGAGCGAGGGCTTCACCCTGGAGGAGGCCGCCCGCTTCATGCGCTCCCAGGGCGCCGTCGAGGCCCTCAACCTGGACGGCGGCGGCTCCACCGCCATGGCCGTGAACGGCAAGCTCGCCAACATCACCTCCGACGCGACGGGCGAACGCGCGGTGGGCGACACGGTGCAGGTACTGCCGTGGCGGGAACCCTACCGTCACCGCTGA
- a CDS encoding LysR family transcriptional regulator gives MRVPGSDLDLRLVGYFTVVAEHANFSRAAAVLHVAQPSLSRQIQRLEEHLGVRLFDRTPHGSRLTEAGRVFLPQAQALLEAAHQAELTARDGATPREFTIGYVEDLVITDAVRRLRHRHPTARIRTRHLEWNDAHALTDRRVDALVARAPLPFPAGRLRLTELWTEPRVLVVSTDHRLAGKESVTVDDLSEEVLPQCPSAVPQWSDFARLEPRPDGVPARSAPIDYASFEDKLDLVAEERTVLILAAGDRRPQLRPGLTTVPIEGIDPVRVVLATRSAEANPLINDFLNAWSSDTPAPRGR, from the coding sequence GTGCGCGTTCCCGGATCGGACCTCGACCTGCGGCTTGTCGGCTACTTCACGGTCGTCGCAGAGCACGCCAACTTCAGCCGCGCCGCCGCGGTGCTGCACGTCGCGCAGCCGTCCCTGAGCCGCCAGATCCAGCGCCTCGAGGAACATCTGGGCGTGCGCCTCTTCGACCGCACCCCGCACGGCAGCCGGCTCACGGAAGCCGGTCGCGTCTTTCTGCCGCAGGCCCAGGCGCTGCTCGAAGCGGCCCATCAGGCCGAGCTCACCGCCCGCGACGGCGCCACCCCGCGCGAGTTCACCATCGGATACGTCGAGGACCTGGTCATCACCGACGCCGTACGCCGGCTGCGGCATCGACACCCCACGGCCCGCATCCGCACCCGCCACCTGGAGTGGAACGACGCCCACGCCCTCACCGACCGCCGCGTGGACGCCCTGGTCGCCCGCGCCCCGCTGCCCTTCCCCGCCGGCCGCTTGCGCCTCACCGAGCTGTGGACCGAGCCACGGGTTCTGGTCGTCTCCACAGACCACCGGCTGGCCGGAAAGGAATCGGTGACCGTCGACGACCTCAGCGAAGAAGTTCTGCCGCAATGCCCGAGCGCGGTCCCGCAATGGAGCGATTTCGCCCGTCTGGAGCCGCGCCCGGATGGCGTTCCGGCTCGCAGCGCACCGATCGACTACGCATCGTTCGAGGACAAGCTCGACCTTGTGGCCGAGGAGCGGACGGTATTGATTCTGGCCGCCGGCGACCGGCGGCCCCAGCTGCGCCCCGGCCTGACCACCGTGCCCATCGAGGGCATCGACCCGGTCCGCGTCGTCCTGGCAACCCGCTCGGCCGAGGCCAACCCTCTGATCAACGATTTCCTGAACGCCTGGTCATCCGACACACCCGCTCCTCGGGGTCGTTGA
- a CDS encoding S8 family peptidase, protein MAVHKQRNARRLGLAVAAATAVTAGVFVAVPAGATTAKPAEGTVYGTQSKSAVDGSYIVMLKGGKTVKAAAEGKDLAQSYGGKLSRSYDSAINGFSASGLSDTEAKRLAADPSVAKVVQNHRYTVKGTQENPPSWGLDRIDQEDTEGDKAYNYPDSAGEGVTAYVIDTGVRTSHKDFEGRATSGFDAVDNDDSADDGNGHGTHVAGTIAGAEHGVAKKAKVVAVRVLDDQGSGTTEQVVAGIDWVTENHEGPSVANMSLGGTPDEALDAAVQKAIDSGVTFAVAAGNESSDASQSSPARVKDAITVASSTDQDEQSDFSNYGSVVDIFAPGSDITSDWNTDDDATNTISGTSMATPHVVGAAAVYLSGHQDAKPADVAKALTDGATADKISNPGDGTPNKLLKVVE, encoded by the coding sequence ATGGCAGTTCACAAGCAGCGCAACGCGCGTCGACTCGGCCTCGCCGTAGCCGCCGCCACCGCCGTCACCGCCGGTGTCTTCGTGGCCGTTCCGGCCGGGGCCACCACCGCGAAGCCCGCCGAGGGCACCGTCTACGGCACCCAGTCGAAGAGCGCCGTGGACGGCAGCTACATCGTCATGCTCAAGGGCGGCAAGACCGTCAAGGCCGCCGCCGAGGGCAAGGACCTCGCCCAGAGTTACGGCGGCAAGCTGAGCCGCTCCTACGACTCCGCCATCAACGGCTTCTCGGCCAGCGGGCTGAGCGACACCGAGGCCAAGCGGCTGGCCGCCGACCCGTCGGTCGCCAAGGTGGTCCAGAACCACCGCTACACGGTCAAGGGCACCCAGGAGAACCCGCCGTCGTGGGGCCTGGACCGGATCGACCAGGAGGACACCGAGGGCGACAAGGCGTACAACTACCCGGACAGCGCGGGTGAGGGCGTCACCGCCTACGTCATCGACACCGGTGTCCGCACCAGCCACAAGGACTTCGAGGGCCGGGCCACGTCCGGCTTCGACGCGGTCGACAACGACGACAGCGCCGACGACGGCAACGGCCACGGCACCCACGTGGCCGGCACCATCGCCGGAGCCGAGCACGGTGTCGCCAAGAAGGCCAAGGTCGTCGCGGTGCGCGTGCTGGACGACCAGGGCTCGGGCACCACCGAGCAGGTCGTCGCGGGCATCGACTGGGTCACCGAGAACCACGAGGGCCCGTCCGTCGCCAACATGAGCCTGGGCGGCACCCCCGACGAGGCCCTCGACGCCGCCGTGCAGAAGGCCATCGACTCCGGTGTCACCTTCGCCGTCGCGGCGGGCAACGAGTCCTCCGACGCCAGCCAGAGCTCTCCCGCCCGGGTGAAGGACGCGATCACGGTCGCCTCCAGCACCGACCAGGACGAGCAGTCCGACTTCTCCAACTACGGCTCGGTCGTCGACATCTTCGCCCCCGGCTCGGACATCACCTCCGACTGGAACACCGACGACGACGCGACCAACACCATCTCCGGTACGTCGATGGCCACCCCGCACGTCGTGGGCGCCGCCGCCGTCTACCTCAGCGGCCACCAGGACGCCAAGCCGGCCGACGTGGCGAAGGCGCTGACGGACGGCGCGACCGCCGACAAGATCTCCAACCCGGGCGACGGCACGCCGAACAAGCTGCTGAAGGTCGTCGAATAA
- a CDS encoding Uma2 family endonuclease: protein MSVAETRVDDHEGPWTVEDVLALPEHPARARFELVDGVLMMSPAPDWDHQTVSSALHSQIKVALARSGAPFRSGEAVNVTGESRLFIPDIAVVDRAAVPRGTLAAPLDAAVLLGEIVSPFNRAADRILKPALYAHAKVPAYWRVEMKPDLCVVVHELEGDTYREAATITGKASVDVAGEFTVDLDLDAVRRELEG from the coding sequence ATGAGCGTCGCTGAGACGCGAGTCGACGATCACGAAGGCCCCTGGACGGTCGAGGACGTTCTTGCACTCCCGGAGCATCCGGCACGAGCCCGCTTCGAACTCGTGGACGGTGTCCTCATGATGTCCCCTGCTCCCGACTGGGACCACCAGACCGTGTCTTCCGCATTGCACAGCCAGATCAAGGTCGCCCTGGCCCGGTCCGGTGCGCCGTTCCGCTCTGGCGAGGCGGTGAACGTCACGGGGGAATCCAGACTGTTCATTCCCGACATCGCGGTCGTCGACCGCGCCGCCGTCCCACGCGGCACGCTGGCCGCCCCTCTCGACGCCGCCGTGCTTCTGGGGGAAATCGTCTCGCCGTTCAACCGAGCGGCCGACCGCATCCTCAAGCCCGCCCTCTACGCCCATGCGAAGGTGCCCGCCTATTGGCGGGTCGAGATGAAGCCAGATCTGTGCGTGGTGGTGCACGAACTGGAGGGGGACACCTACCGCGAGGCTGCCACCATCACGGGCAAGGCTTCCGTCGACGTCGCCGGAGAATTCACCGTCGACCTGGATCTCGACGCAGTGCGCCGCGAGTTGGAAGGCTGA
- a CDS encoding ABC transporter substrate-binding protein, which translates to MRRRTLLAASTAGTLSAAGTLSAAGTLLSACAPGRRRASDGRITLRFQSLAWQQESIEANKQLVAEWNAAHPDIRVDYVQGSWDSVHDQLLTSFEGGEAPDIIHDATDDLADFAYGGYLADLTGLLPQRLKDEIPPQTWQTATFAGAVHGVPFLQEPRVLIANRALLERSRVRIPTAERPWSWGEFEDAAKELTRDGTYGVAWPLKEPVSATLNLSLSTGGKVFHRGADGKVTVRFDAADQRVPRVIHDQLGGDRSAARTTLGMGGSDTLPGFFGGKYAMVPLGFSYRQQIVQQAPKGFAWTVLPSPAGPGGDQRQGVSPQTLSIAADSPYQKEAARFIDFFLRPPHMVRLARGDWMLPTGLTALRDPALHTRRHGWATGAALAGRLRPAPAQSVRGYPEWKDKVATPALQEYYSGAIGMGELRERLVEDGNLVLARYQR; encoded by the coding sequence ATGCGCCGCCGCACGCTGCTGGCCGCGTCCACCGCCGGGACGCTGTCCGCCGCCGGGACGCTGTCCGCCGCCGGCACCCTGCTCTCCGCCTGCGCGCCCGGCCGACGGCGGGCATCCGACGGCCGGATCACCCTCCGCTTCCAGTCCCTGGCCTGGCAGCAGGAATCCATCGAGGCCAACAAGCAGCTGGTGGCGGAATGGAACGCGGCCCATCCCGACATCCGGGTCGACTACGTCCAGGGCAGCTGGGACAGCGTCCACGACCAACTGCTCACCTCCTTCGAGGGCGGCGAGGCGCCCGACATCATCCATGACGCCACCGACGACCTCGCCGACTTCGCCTACGGCGGCTATCTCGCCGATCTCACCGGCCTGCTGCCCCAGCGGCTCAAGGACGAGATCCCGCCCCAGACCTGGCAGACGGCCACCTTCGCCGGTGCCGTCCACGGTGTGCCGTTCCTCCAGGAGCCGCGCGTGCTCATCGCCAACCGCGCCCTGCTGGAGCGGTCCCGGGTGCGGATCCCCACCGCCGAACGGCCCTGGAGCTGGGGGGAGTTCGAGGACGCAGCAAAGGAGCTGACCCGCGACGGGACGTACGGCGTGGCCTGGCCGCTCAAGGAGCCCGTCTCCGCGACCCTCAACCTCTCCCTGTCCACCGGCGGCAAGGTCTTCCATCGGGGCGCGGACGGCAAGGTCACCGTCCGGTTCGACGCCGCCGACCAGCGGGTGCCCCGCGTCATCCACGACCAGCTCGGCGGCGACCGCAGCGCCGCGCGGACCACCCTCGGCATGGGCGGCTCGGACACCCTCCCCGGCTTCTTCGGCGGGAAGTACGCGATGGTGCCCCTCGGCTTCTCCTACCGCCAGCAGATTGTGCAGCAGGCGCCCAAGGGCTTCGCCTGGACCGTACTGCCGTCCCCGGCCGGACCCGGCGGCGACCAGCGTCAGGGGGTCAGCCCCCAGACGCTGTCCATCGCCGCCGACAGCCCGTACCAGAAGGAGGCGGCCCGCTTCATCGACTTCTTCCTGCGCCCACCGCATATGGTGCGGCTCGCCCGGGGCGACTGGATGCTCCCCACGGGCCTGACCGCGCTGCGGGACCCCGCCCTGCACACCCGCCGGCACGGCTGGGCCACCGGCGCCGCCCTGGCCGGACGGCTGCGCCCGGCGCCCGCCCAGTCCGTGCGCGGCTATCCGGAGTGGAAGGACAAGGTGGCCACCCCGGCGCTGCAGGAGTACTACAGCGGGGCGATCGGGATGGGGGAGCTGCGGGAGCGGCTGGTCGAGGACGGCAATCTGGTGCTCGCCCGCTACCAGCGATAG